From Microbacterium sp. LWH7-1.2:
GCCGTGCTCGCCACGGCGATCGTGGTCACGCTGGTGCGGGCGTACCCACGGGCGTTCCGCCGGACGTGGACGACGAAGCCCGCTGCCGTGGGCGACAGCGATCCCGCCACCGTGTCGTGATCATCCCGCTGGGCGGCGAGGTCGCCGGTCTCCTCGAGCGTGTGCGCGAGGTACGCGATGCGGGCGACGTCCCGCTCGTGGGCGATCCCCGCTGGCCACGCGCCCAGTGGGAGGCGGTGCTCGGCGCGGCAGCAGAGGCCGGCTCGCCCGAGGGCATCGCCTGGGCCTCGCTCACGTCGGGGAGCAGCGGCAGTGCGCGCCTCGTTCTGCGCACCGCATCCTCGTGGAGCGACTCGTTCCCTGCGATCTCGGAACTGCTGGGCGCAGATCCGGGCGAGGCGGTGGCACTGACCGTGCCGCCCGCCTCCTCGCTGACGCTCTTCTCGATCGCGCACGCGCTGTCGGGCGGCCCGCGTCCGGTGCTCGGCGCCGGCGACAGCGCGGACGTCACGTGCATGCACGGCACTCCGCAGGCACTGCGGGCAATGCTCGACGCAGGCGCGCCACCGCGGCTGCGGACCGCGCTCGTGGGCGGTTCGCACCTCGACACCGCGCTCTGGGAGCGGGCGCGGGCCGCCGGCATCCGTGTCGTGTCCTACTACGGGGCGGCCGAGCTCTCGTTCGTCGCCATCGACCACGGCGACGGGCTGCGTGCGTTTCCCGGCGTGGAGGTGAGGATCCGCGACAGCGAGCTGTGGGTGCGGTCGCCGTTCGTGGCGTCCGGGTACGCGGGAGCGCCCGGTCCGCTGCGCCGCGACGGCGATTGGGCGACGGTCGGCGACCGCGCCGAGCTCATCGACGGACGGCTGCGTCTCCTCGGACGCGCGGACGATGCCATCCTGAGCGCATCCGCGACGATCGTGCCCGAGGAGGTCGAAGAGGTCCTGCGCACGATCCCGGGTGTCCGCGATGCGATCGTGTTCGGTCTTCCTCGCGAACGGGTCGGGGCGCTGGTCGCGGCGTTCGTCGAGCTCGACGGAGCCGGCCCCGACGCCGCCCTGCGCGAGATCGTCGCGACGCACCTGGCACCGGCGCATCGCCCGCGCCGGTGGTTCGCCGGCGAGCTGCCGCGCACCGCGTCGGGCAAACCGGCGCGCGCCGAAGCCGTGCGCCGAGTGTTCGATGGGGAGGTGTCGCGCCTTGTCGTCTGACCGCGATCCCGTGATCATCGCCGCCCGGCGGACGCCCATCGCCACGCGTGGCCGGGCGCTCGCTGGACGGAGCGTCGGCGACCTCGGCGGGGCAGTGATCCGGGCGGCACTGGCGGATGCCCGGGCAGTCACCGGTTCGCCTGCCGGGGTGGCCGACGTCCTGCTCGGCAACTGCATGGGCCCGGGTGGCAACCCCGGGCGGAACGCCGCACTAGCCGCGGGGCTCGGTCCCGAGGTTCCCGGTGGCACCGTCGACCGGCAGTGCGGCAGCGGGCTCGCCGCCGTGCTCGATGCGGTGGCCGCGGTCCGCGCGGGCGACGAGCGGGTGCGGGTGGCCGGGGGCGTCGAGAGCCCCTCCACCGCACCGGTGCGCATCGCGGCGGGCGTCCCGTACGACCGCGCCCCCTTCGCCCCGCCGGGCTTCCCCGACCCCGACATGACACGGGCGGCCGAGGATCTCGCGATGCACGACGGCATCCCCCGGAGCAGACAGGACGCGCATGCGGCGCGCAGTCACGCGCGGGCGCGGGCCGCGCTCGCCGCCGGTCGCTTCGACGCCGAGCTCGTGTCGCTCGCGGGACTCCGCCACGACGACGCGATCGGCGGCGCCGAGGCGCTGCTGCCGCGACTGCCCGCCCTCTTCCCCGGCGGAACCGTCACGGCAGGCACCTCGACGCGAATCGGCGACGGTGCTGCCGTCGTCGTCGTCGCTCCCGCCGGCACCGCGCCGGGTCTCGCCGTACGCACCGCCGCGGTGGTCGGCTGCGACCCCGCGCTTCCCGGCATCGGCGCGGCACCCGGCATCCACTCCGCGTTGCGCGCAGCGGGCGCGACCGTCGCCGACGTCGAGGCATTCGAGATCGTGGAGGCCTTCGCCGCGCAGAGCATCGCCGTGCTCGACCGAATCGGCGTCGACGAGGACGACCCGCGGGTGTGCGCGGACGGCGGCGCGCTCGCCCTCGGACATCCGTGGGGCGCGAGCGGGGCGGTGGCGCTGGTGCGGCTGTTCAGCCGGCTCGTGCGCGCGGAGCGGCCGGCGGGCACGCTCGGTGTCGCCGCGGCGTCGGTCGGCGGTGGGCTGGGCATCGCCGCCGTGGTCGAGGTGGTGCGATGACGATCCGGGTGGCCGCCGCCGATCTCCGCCTCGGCGAGACCGACGTCCTGCGCGACGTGACGGTCGACCTCGCCGCGCGCACCGTCGCGGTCATCGGCGAGAACGGCTCGGGCAAGTCGACGTTCGCCCGCCTCATCGGCGGGCTGGTGCGACCCACCAGCGGGACGATCAGCATCCTGGGGCTCGACGCGGTCAGGCACGCGGCGGAGCTTCGACGGCGCACCGCGCTCGTGTTCAGCAACCCCGACGCGCAGATCGTGATGCCCACCGTCGCTGAAGACGTCGCGTTCTCACTCCGGGCCGAACGGATGCCACCCGCCGACGTCCGCGAACGGGTCGCAGCCGCCCTCGCGAGGTTCGGGCTCACGCCGCTCGCCGACCGCTCCGCGCACGACCTGTCGGGCGGACAGAAGCAGCTGCTCGCGCTGTGCGGCGCGTTCGTGCGTCGCCCCGACCTGGTGATCGCCGACGAGCCGACCGCCTACCTCGACGCCCGCAACGCGCGCCGGGTCGCCGACCACCTGCTCGAAGACGCGGGGCACCGGCTTCTCCTGGTGACCCACGACCTCGCCCTCGCGCAGCGCTGCGAGCAGGCGGTGCTCTTCGCCGGGGGGCGAGCAGTGGCGGTGGGTGAGCCCGCGGCTGTCGTGGCCGAGTACGAGACGACTCTGCGATGCTGACGCACTACCGCCCCGGCGACAGCCGGCTGTATCGGATGCCGGCGGGCCCGAAGACGCTCATGCTCCTCATGCTGGTACTCGGCGTGCTCGTCCTGCCGTCCCAGTGGTGGACGGTCGGCGCGGCGGGCGCGATCAGCGTCATCGCCTACGCGGTGGCGGGCCTCCGAGACGGCGCAGGCGGCATGCGGGAGCTGGGACGTCAGCTGTTCGCGATCCGCTGGGTGGTGCTCATCACGGTTGCGGGGCAGCTGCTCTTCCTCGGACCCGAGGCCGCCGTCGCCAACGCCGCCCGGGTGACTGCATCCCTCGTCCTGGCGGCGCTGCTCGTCCTCACCACCCGCGTCAGCGCCCTGCTGGACGCCTTCGAACGCGGCCTGCGCCCGCTGCGACGCATCGGCGTCGACAGCGAGCGGACCGCGCTCCTCCTGACCGTCACACTCGGCACCGTCCCCGTGCTGGCAAGAATCGCCGCCGACGTACGAGACGCCCAACGCGCCCGAGGCGCGCGCGCGAGTCTGCGGACGTTCGTCGTTCCATTCCTCGTCATCTCTCTCAAGCACGCCGATCAACTCGGCGACGCCCTCGCCGCGCGAGGCCTCCGATGACCCGGGACCGCCCGGACGTGCGTGGCCCTGTCGTCGACGCCGAGACGCGCTGCATCCATTACGCGACACCGCTCGACGTCATCGCGATCAAGTTCCCGTGCTGCGACGAGTTCTACCCCTGTCACCTCTGCCACCAGGAAGCGGCCGAACACCCGGCCGAGCAGTGGCCCGCGGAATCACGTGACGAGCAAGCAATCCTCTGCGGCCCGTGCGGACACCTCCTCACCATTGCGGAGTACGCCCACACGAACGCGTGCCCGGCATGTGCGGCACCCTTCAATCCCCGTTGCAAGCTGCACTGGGACCTGTACTTTCACACCCCCTGAACCTTGCGAGCCGTCGACATCCGCGACGGTCCCGGGCATGTCAGCCCTCGTCGGCGCCCGCCGACGAACCGAGCGCTCGGCGAGCGTCCTGCAACGCTGCCTCGTACGCGTCTCGCTTCCCTTCACCGTCAGGTCTGTCTCGACCGATGATGAATCCGTCTTCGACGACGGGTTCATGCGCCTCCGCGTCGGCTCGACGCCTGAGCGCAGCATCCAGCATCGCGTCGAACCTGCCGGCGCGTCCGACGGCTTCCACCGCTCCGATCGTGGAGCCCACCGCCGCTCGCGTCTGAGCGTCAGCCGCCAGAGCCCGGGTGGATTTCCGGTAGCTGAGCCAGGCGACGATCAATGCGCCGACGCCGGTGAGCGCTCCGACGAGGGAGCCGATGCTTGAAATCCAGTCCGTCACCGATGGCATGGCGCAACGATATCGACGTAGGCGTCAGTCGGCGGGGCGCGTCGCGGGGCAGTTCTGCCGGAGCGGCTCAGTCGCGCGAGGTCGCGTTGACACTGCCGGAGCGTTCCTGCCCGCTCAGGCGTGCGATGGCGGCCATCATGCGCTCGGTGATCTCGCGACGAGCCTTGCCGTCGGGCACGCCCTCGAGGTCGGTGAGGTCGAGCGGCTCGCCGAAGTGCACCTCCAGGCGCGGCCTCCCCGGCAGCAGATGGCTCAGCGGCTTGGCGGTGCCGGTCGCGATCAGCCCGACGGGCACGACCGCGGCGCCCGTGTCGCGCGCCATCCACGCCGCGCCACCGTGACCCTCGTGCAGCTTCCCGTCACGGGAGCGGGTTCCTTCGGGGAACACCGCGAACACGCTCCCGGCCCGCAGGATGCTGCTGCCCGCGTCGAGCGCGGCACGCGCATCGCGACCGGTCGCGCGGTAGACCGGGACACCGCCGATCGATGTGAAGAACCAGCGCTTGACGCGGCCGAGCATCCCGGAGCCCGTGAAGTACGACGACTTGATGAGGAACTGCACGGGGCGGGCCGCGGAGGTCGGGATGATGACCGTGTCGAGCGACGCGAGGTGGTTGCTCGCGAGCAGGATCGGCCCACGCTCAGGCACGTTCCCCCGACCGACGATGCGCGGGCGGTAGATCAGCCAGAACAACGGGCGCAGCACCGCCCGCCCCAGGAAGTAGACGGCACCCGGCCGCGGTGCAGGGGCAGGGCTCGGCGGAGCAGGCGCTGTCACCTCGCCACCCTATCCGTCGTGACCGGGTTCGATCCTCAGCGTGGTGTCGATCGGCCACTGCCCGCGGCATCCGCTCGCTACGATCGGCGGGTGGGATTCGAAGGACTCGATCGCGACGCCGTCTCGTTCTACGCCGAGCTTCGCGCCAACAACACGAAGACGTGGTGGACGGCCAACAAAGCTCGCTACGACACGGCCGTTCGCGGACCGTTCGAGACGCTCGGTGCGGAGCTCGAGCCCGAGTTCGGTGCGGTGAAGATCTTCCGCCCGTATCGCGACGTCCGCTTCAGCGCCGACAAGACGCCCTACAAGCTGCACATCGGCATGGTGTCGCAGGCACGCGTGGCGCACTACCTGCAGTTGAGCGAGGACGGCCTGATGCTGGGTGGCGGCATGTATGACGTGCCGCCCGCGGTGCTGGCCCGCTTCCGCGAGGCCGTCGACGATCCACGCACCGCCGAGGATCTCGACGCGCTGCTCGCGGAGTTGCGCAGTGCAGGCTTCGAGCTCCTCCGCGACGACGCCCTCAAGACCGCGCCTCGCGGCTACCGCGCCGGCCACCCGCGCGTCCAGCTGCTGCAGCTCAGACGACTCGCCGTCGGCAGGCGAGAGCCTCCCGCCGACTGGATGTGGACGCCCGACGCGTACGACATCATGGCCGACGACTGGCGCACCGTCTCGACCTGGTGCGCCTGGCTGACCCAGACGCTCGGCGCCGAGCTGCTCGAGACCGCCCAGTCTTCGAGGCGGGGCGGCAGCGACCGGATGTGACGATCGGTTCTCGCCGACGCTCTCGCGTTTGTGAACCGATGCTGCTTGAGCCGAGTTCCGGGCGTATGGTCGGCGGCATGACCCGTCCGACCAGCCCGCCCGCGACGTATGACGACCTCCGTGCGGTCTACATCAACTGCACCCTCAAGCGCAGTCCCGAGCTCTCCCACACGCAGGGGCTGATGAACCACAGCATCGACCTCATGCGCGCGCAAGGTGTGAGCGTGGACGTGATCCGGTTCGTCGACCACGATGTCGCCACCGGTGTCTATCCCGACATGCGCGAGCACGGCTGGGACGCGGACGCATGGCCGGACGACATCTGGCCGCTCATCGATGCCGCCGACATCCTCGTGATCGGCGGACCGCTCTGGCTCGGCGACAACGCCTCGATCACACGCAAGCTCATCGAGCGGCTCTACGCGATGAGCGGACTGTTCAATGATCGCGGCCAGTACATCTACTACGGGAAGACCGGCGGGGCGATCATCACGGGCAACGAGGACGGCATCAAGCACGCCTCGATGGCGATCCTCTACAGCCTGCAGCACATCGGGTTCGTCATTCCGCCGGCCGCGGATGCGGGCTGGATCGGCGAGGTCGGCCCCGGTCCGAGCTACCTCGACCCAGGATCGGGGGGCCCTGAGAACGACTTCACCAACCGCAACACCACCTTCATGACGTGGAACCTGCTGCACATGGCCAGGCTCCTCAAGGATGCGGGCGGGATTCCGGCCTACGGCAACCTGCGCAAGAAGTGGGACAACGGCGAACACTTCGGGTTCGGCGCCAACCCCGAGTACCGCTGAACGCCCGCAGGGATGCCGAAGCGGGCGGCTCGAGCCGTCCTGTGCCCTGCCGTCAGTACCGGAGACGGTATCGAAGGTGAGTGACGCCGCCCTCCCCCGACAGCACCCTGATCCGTTCGAGCTCCCGGCCGGGAGAGCCCGACGCTTCGAACAGACGGCGCCCGGCTCCGAGCAGCACCGGGATCAGGTGAATCTCGATCTCATCGAGCAAGCCCGCGGCGATCGCGCGCTGCGCTGTGGCGGCGCCGTGCACCAGCACATCTTTGTCTCCGGCGGCCTGTCGAGCCGCCCTGAACGCCTCCGCGATGTCGTTCGTGTAGCTCACCAGCGGCATCGAGCTCGCCCACGTCGGAACCGGCCGGCGGCTGAGGACCCAGATCGGCACTCCGTCGTGATGGTCCCCGTGCCAGCCTTCGGCCGGCTCGAACGTGCCTCGGCCGGCCACGACTGCGCCGGTGGACATGAACTCCTCCACGATTCGGGTGTTCACCTCGCCCTCGGGCGGGAACACCCATTCGTGAAGCCGGTCGCCGCCGTCGCCGAGCCCGTTGTCATCGGTCTCGTTCGGCCCGGCGATATAGCCGTCGAGCGACATGGACATGTACAGCACCGAGTTACCCATCCCGACTCCGCTCTGCGTCGATAGAGGCATTGTCCTCCTCCACTGCGGGTCAGCGGTCATGGAGTCGGCCGCCATCGGGATCGAGTAACCACCGCAGAGTTCGTCAGTGCGAGACTCTCGAGCCTCGCTTCGCCGGCACCGTGATGGATGCCACTTCTTCAAGACGAGGATGCAGTTCGTCTCCGTCCTCGACCACACCGGTGTGCCATGTCATCGTGAGCCCGTCGGCTCGGTCCTGCAGCAGGGCGAGGTTGTTGTCGAACCACGGACCCTTCACTGTCTTCCAGCGGAAGGGCGGGTCGGGGACCCGTGCAGAGTGGGCCGCTGCGGCCCCCAGCGGCGTCGCTGCGCCGTACGACATCACAACCGAGAACCAGCGCAGGAGTCTGGGAAGGGGGTTCCGGATGGGTGAGCAGACGGCCTGCACGATTCGGCTGCCGCTCTCACGCTCCACCTCGGCCAGATACGAGAAGTGCACATCACCGGACAGGAAGGTCACCGTCAGCGGCGACGGGCCGCGGCCGCCGTCTGCCAGCTCCGTCGTGATACCGGCAACCGCCTGGAAGCTGTTCTGAAACGCGCCCCAGTGCTCCAGGTCGAAGGCCTGTCGCAGCCGTTCCCCGACCCAGGCGGCCCGTCGGCCCCAGGCGCCGTGTGCGATCGCCTCATCCCATGCCTCGACATGGTGCAGACCCAGCGGCAAGAGGAACGGGAGCGAGGTGGCGATCAGAACGTGACGGAATCCGCCCTGCATATGGTCGTCGAACCATGTCAGCTCTCGATCGTTCAGCAGCCCCCGATCCGACGGGGTGAGATCTCTCGAGACGCGGGAATCCAGGACGACGAGACGGATTCCATCGAAGTCTCGGGAGTAGCTCCAGCGGTAGGTGTTCGGGTCCTTGTCACAGCGGTCGGCGAACTCGTCCAGCTCGGCGGTGAGGTCGCGGGAAGCACCATCGTCACGCCCACTCACCCGCTGCCACATCTCGTCAGCGGCACGCTCGCGCGGTGAAAGGTTGCCGAGGTGCTGATACACCCAGTACGACGCCAGGCCCGCGACGATGCGCTCGTGCCACCAGGAGGTGGCGTCCATCTTCCGCTTCCAGTCGAGCGAGGCGTTCCAGTCGTCGCGGATGTCGTGGTCATCGAAGATCATCGCGCTCGGCACGCATGAGAGCAGCCACCGATTTGCACCGTCCGACCACGCCAGCTGGTAGAGATGGGCGTACTCCTCGAAGTCCTTGAGTTCCTTGCCCGGTTCCTCGTGAATGTTCCGGCGGGCACGGATGAAGGCCTGCATCTCCTTCGTGGTCGAGTCGGCGTACACCTGATCGCCGAGGAAGAGCAGCAGATCCGGTCGCGCCTCGCGGCCGTCGGCCACCGCGAGCGCGAAGGCGCGCAACGAGTCGACGCCATGGGTTCGGTTGCCTGACTTGTCGTGCGGAACACTGGTGCGGCACGAGCCGTAGGCGATGCGCGACCGTTGCCCGGGCGTGCGCGTGGCGATCACGGATGCTGGGAACTCCGTGCGTGGATCGGGCCAGACGGACACCCCGTCGATCCCGATCTCGTACGGCGAGACGCTGCCAGGCTCGAGCCGGTCGACTTCCACGAGGGCGTAGTGGTGGCCGTGCACGGTGAAGCTGCGCGCTTGCCACGACCGTCCGTCCGCGTGGACGGTCACCAGACAGTCGGCTCGCGTCTCCACCCAGATGCTGGCCGACGTCTCGTCGACGTAGCGAAGCATCGGCCCCAACACCAGCGGGGATCCCATGAACCCGTTCTACCGCGCCGGCCACCATAGCGGCCAGGGGTGCCGTCAGTCATCGCGGCGTGGCGCGGCAAGGATGATGACGATCGCCTCGACTCCGAGCACCACGAGAGGTCCGTGCGGCCAGTATCCCGTGGCAAGGGTGCCCGCCACGAGGAGGGGCAAGGTCAGACTCAGCACGATCCGCACCCACAGAGGCCAGCGTGATCCGGCTGTCACTGCCGCGAGAATGCCGGCCAGGCCGACCGCGATGAGCACGAAGGCCTCTGCGCCCCACAGGAAGTGCAGCGGCGCCTCCGGGGGCGTGTTGAGATAGCTGAGCGCGGTCACGGGCGCCCCAGCGATGACCAGCCACGCCATGACGCCGCCGCCCCACCCGGCCCTCCGCAGATCCGGGAGCAATGCGAGTCCGATCGCCAGGAAAGACAGCCCGGCGAGCGCCCCGAAGACGATGTACGGATCGTGGACCGACGCACGCGCCCAGAAGTAGAGGCGATAGCGGAAGACCCAGTTCCACAACGGCACCCCGAAATCCGTCGCCGGGAACGGCAGGATCGCCAGTGCCCACAGGCCTCCGACACCGGCGAGAACCGCGCGCCAGGATCGTGATCGGTCGATGAACGCCGAACGGCTTGTCCCCATCTGCCGATTGCATCACCACTCCGGCCGACGGCGCCAGCTGTCTTCGCCGAACCGGACGTCGCGCTCAGACGGGCAGGCGGCGCACTCGATAGCGCAGGTGAAGCACCCGGTTGCCCTGAACAACGACGTCTGGGTCTTCCAACAGGTGCTGCGAGTCGATGGACCCGAAGTAACGCTTGCCGGACCCGAGCACGACGGGTGCGACGTCCATGCGCACCTCGTCGACCAAACCTGCGGCGAGCACCTGGCCGCCGACGTCACCGGCAGCGACCTCGACGGTGCGGCCACCGGCGAGTTCCTTCGCTGTGATCACGGCCGCC
This genomic window contains:
- a CDS encoding dihydrofolate reductase family protein — encoded protein: MPLSTQSGVGMGNSVLYMSMSLDGYIAGPNETDDNGLGDGGDRLHEWVFPPEGEVNTRIVEEFMSTGAVVAGRGTFEPAEGWHGDHHDGVPIWVLSRRPVPTWASSMPLVSYTNDIAEAFRAARQAAGDKDVLVHGAATAQRAIAAGLLDEIEIHLIPVLLGAGRRLFEASGSPGRELERIRVLSGEGGVTHLRYRLRY
- a CDS encoding DUF2461 domain-containing protein; its protein translation is MGFEGLDRDAVSFYAELRANNTKTWWTANKARYDTAVRGPFETLGAELEPEFGAVKIFRPYRDVRFSADKTPYKLHIGMVSQARVAHYLQLSEDGLMLGGGMYDVPPAVLARFREAVDDPRTAEDLDALLAELRSAGFELLRDDALKTAPRGYRAGHPRVQLLQLRRLAVGRREPPADWMWTPDAYDIMADDWRTVSTWCAWLTQTLGAELLETAQSSRRGGSDRM
- a CDS encoding ABC transporter ATP-binding protein, encoding MTIRVAAADLRLGETDVLRDVTVDLAARTVAVIGENGSGKSTFARLIGGLVRPTSGTISILGLDAVRHAAELRRRTALVFSNPDAQIVMPTVAEDVAFSLRAERMPPADVRERVAAALARFGLTPLADRSAHDLSGGQKQLLALCGAFVRRPDLVIADEPTAYLDARNARRVADHLLEDAGHRLLLVTHDLALAQRCEQAVLFAGGRAVAVGEPAAVVAEYETTLRC
- a CDS encoding lysophospholipid acyltransferase family protein gives rise to the protein MTAPAPPSPAPAPRPGAVYFLGRAVLRPLFWLIYRPRIVGRGNVPERGPILLASNHLASLDTVIIPTSAARPVQFLIKSSYFTGSGMLGRVKRWFFTSIGGVPVYRATGRDARAALDAGSSILRAGSVFAVFPEGTRSRDGKLHEGHGGAAWMARDTGAAVVPVGLIATGTAKPLSHLLPGRPRLEVHFGEPLDLTDLEGVPDGKARREITERMMAAIARLSGQERSGSVNATSRD
- a CDS encoding CHY zinc finger protein, which translates into the protein MTRDRPDVRGPVVDAETRCIHYATPLDVIAIKFPCCDEFYPCHLCHQEAAEHPAEQWPAESRDEQAILCGPCGHLLTIAEYAHTNACPACAAPFNPRCKLHWDLYFHTP
- a CDS encoding flavodoxin family protein, whose translation is MTRPTSPPATYDDLRAVYINCTLKRSPELSHTQGLMNHSIDLMRAQGVSVDVIRFVDHDVATGVYPDMREHGWDADAWPDDIWPLIDAADILVIGGPLWLGDNASITRKLIERLYAMSGLFNDRGQYIYYGKTGGAIITGNEDGIKHASMAILYSLQHIGFVIPPAADAGWIGEVGPGPSYLDPGSGGPENDFTNRNTTFMTWNLLHMARLLKDAGGIPAYGNLRKKWDNGEHFGFGANPEYR
- a CDS encoding thiolase family protein, with the translated sequence MSSDRDPVIIAARRTPIATRGRALAGRSVGDLGGAVIRAALADARAVTGSPAGVADVLLGNCMGPGGNPGRNAALAAGLGPEVPGGTVDRQCGSGLAAVLDAVAAVRAGDERVRVAGGVESPSTAPVRIAAGVPYDRAPFAPPGFPDPDMTRAAEDLAMHDGIPRSRQDAHAARSHARARAALAAGRFDAELVSLAGLRHDDAIGGAEALLPRLPALFPGGTVTAGTSTRIGDGAAVVVVAPAGTAPGLAVRTAAVVGCDPALPGIGAAPGIHSALRAAGATVADVEAFEIVEAFAAQSIAVLDRIGVDEDDPRVCADGGALALGHPWGASGAVALVRLFSRLVRAERPAGTLGVAAASVGGGLGIAAVVEVVR
- a CDS encoding energy-coupling factor transporter transmembrane component T, with translation MLTHYRPGDSRLYRMPAGPKTLMLLMLVLGVLVLPSQWWTVGAAGAISVIAYAVAGLRDGAGGMRELGRQLFAIRWVVLITVAGQLLFLGPEAAVANAARVTASLVLAALLVLTTRVSALLDAFERGLRPLRRIGVDSERTALLLTVTLGTVPVLARIAADVRDAQRARGARASLRTFVVPFLVISLKHADQLGDALAARGLR
- a CDS encoding class I adenylate-forming enzyme family protein, with amino-acid sequence MIIPLGGEVAGLLERVREVRDAGDVPLVGDPRWPRAQWEAVLGAAAEAGSPEGIAWASLTSGSSGSARLVLRTASSWSDSFPAISELLGADPGEAVALTVPPASSLTLFSIAHALSGGPRPVLGAGDSADVTCMHGTPQALRAMLDAGAPPRLRTALVGGSHLDTALWERARAAGIRVVSYYGAAELSFVAIDHGDGLRAFPGVEVRIRDSELWVRSPFVASGYAGAPGPLRRDGDWATVGDRAELIDGRLRLLGRADDAILSASATIVPEEVEEVLRTIPGVRDAIVFGLPRERVGALVAAFVELDGAGPDAALREIVATHLAPAHRPRRWFAGELPRTASGKPARAEAVRRVFDGEVSRLVV
- a CDS encoding alkaline phosphatase D family protein, whose translation is MGSPLVLGPMLRYVDETSASIWVETRADCLVTVHADGRSWQARSFTVHGHHYALVEVDRLEPGSVSPYEIGIDGVSVWPDPRTEFPASVIATRTPGQRSRIAYGSCRTSVPHDKSGNRTHGVDSLRAFALAVADGREARPDLLLFLGDQVYADSTTKEMQAFIRARRNIHEEPGKELKDFEEYAHLYQLAWSDGANRWLLSCVPSAMIFDDHDIRDDWNASLDWKRKMDATSWWHERIVAGLASYWVYQHLGNLSPRERAADEMWQRVSGRDDGASRDLTAELDEFADRCDKDPNTYRWSYSRDFDGIRLVVLDSRVSRDLTPSDRGLLNDRELTWFDDHMQGGFRHVLIATSLPFLLPLGLHHVEAWDEAIAHGAWGRRAAWVGERLRQAFDLEHWGAFQNSFQAVAGITTELADGGRGPSPLTVTFLSGDVHFSYLAEVERESGSRIVQAVCSPIRNPLPRLLRWFSVVMSYGAATPLGAAAAHSARVPDPPFRWKTVKGPWFDNNLALLQDRADGLTMTWHTGVVEDGDELHPRLEEVASITVPAKRGSRVSH